A portion of the Bdellovibrionales bacterium CG10_big_fil_rev_8_21_14_0_10_45_34 genome contains these proteins:
- a CDS encoding DUF1905 domain-containing protein: MTSKITSGPYSKYKFRGHVWKHKGHGGWFFVTLPRSLSLKIRKDHGLSEEGWGRLKATAKLGKTSWATAIWYDSKVQSYLLPLKASVRRFEGIESKAIVSLELKFEMADRQ, from the coding sequence ATGACTTCCAAGATAACTTCAGGGCCCTATTCTAAATATAAATTTCGCGGACATGTGTGGAAGCATAAGGGACACGGTGGCTGGTTCTTCGTAACTTTGCCACGAAGTCTTTCTTTAAAGATTCGCAAAGATCACGGCTTGTCAGAAGAGGGCTGGGGACGATTGAAAGCCACGGCGAAACTCGGCAAAACAAGTTGGGCCACAGCAATCTGGTATGACTCAAAAGTACAAAGTTACCTTCTGCCGCTGAAAGCGAGCGTAAGAAGGTTTGAAGGCATTGAATCCAAGGCCATTGTATCTCTAGAGTTGAAATTCGAAATGGCGGATCGGCAATGA
- a CDS encoding exopolysaccharide synthesis protein: MGRNNVRGPLLDHLDEIEAMCTTKDPTLKEIFEVFGPDGHYVLITFLTIPFLQPIPLPGLSTPFGFLIAAVTVLAYLKKSPWLPKRWAHRKISARTVCRIAESSERVFEKLTPVLHPRWRFLFKGPFRTISAALLIINAILLALPLPIPLSNALPAWMIAFQALAHLEDDGLFVILSYVQTAICFIYFGILAFGAGSGFNFLETKGFF, from the coding sequence ATGGGAAGGAATAACGTACGCGGACCTCTTCTCGATCATCTTGATGAGATCGAAGCAATGTGTACGACGAAAGATCCCACCCTTAAAGAGATCTTTGAGGTGTTTGGCCCTGACGGTCATTACGTTTTGATTACTTTCTTAACCATCCCCTTCCTTCAACCAATTCCACTGCCCGGGCTCTCTACGCCTTTTGGTTTCTTAATTGCGGCGGTGACCGTTCTCGCTTATTTGAAGAAATCGCCGTGGCTACCAAAGAGATGGGCTCACAGGAAAATTTCCGCACGCACCGTGTGTCGAATTGCGGAAAGTTCTGAGAGGGTTTTCGAGAAGTTGACTCCAGTTCTTCATCCTCGATGGAGGTTCTTGTTTAAGGGACCATTTCGGACAATTAGTGCGGCACTCTTGATCATAAATGCTATTCTGCTTGCGTTGCCTCTACCAATTCCGCTCTCCAATGCGCTGCCCGCGTGGATGATTGCATTTCAAGCGCTGGCTCATCTTGAGGATGATGGGCTTTTCGTTATTTTATCGTATGTGCAGACAGCAATATGTTTTATTTATTTCGGAATACTTGCATTTGGAGCGGGCTCCGGATTTAATTTTCTTGAGACAAAGGGATTTTTTTGA
- a CDS encoding phospholipase encodes MHFESKIRPGKNCWKQGMATHAKILIDCEAFYESLHEAICRAKKSIIIVGWDIDRRVRLIRGRKEFESPYPSVLGELLAHKARENASMLIYLLRWDSSIMFSFQREIAAQHLWEISTPENVHICADDCIPIGGAHHQKIIIIDNTLAFSGGGDVAAGRWDSQEHKIIEPERHDERGNYGPFHDVQIMLEGPIVGDLTKIACERWVRAAGYEIKTDQLKPDEQQHISMVDFCTPDFKDVPVAIARTSPAIGDAKRIEEILHMYLDLITSAEEFLYLENQYLTSKDIARQLNQQLRNKRNLRAAIVSSFEPEGMLEGEALWTARIEFERILEVGIKKEQVIMCAPLFHVSRGEKPFYKRIHSKVMVIDDQYLCVNSSNITNRSLQLDTECDIVLIADSDSHRMGIRKIRNALIAEHSGIPAQRVQKIIENGHRLRRLLKAKPYGHWSLAVLKDHRYTHQKLGGFMNLIVDPKRPFLPRRLMKRLSSSGMLRNPSRRKLAIFAGSFLVVLIILLVSLSNAQWFSNTTLISFLEGAREMPASFLVVCSLYLIGGLTFFPMTILSLATTAVFGALRGTIYAMVGALLSAALLFGVGHYLGLSNIRKYFGERIRKATMKLKNKGVFGVAMIRLTPIAPYSLVNLAAGIVSIKFVDFMLGSFMGLLPGLIAKGLVGDSLMQVFIKPNIEGVAYLISGLVVWILLVVFAKRLINARMHRLSKV; translated from the coding sequence ATGCATTTTGAATCAAAAATTAGACCCGGCAAGAACTGCTGGAAACAGGGCATGGCTACGCATGCAAAAATTCTTATAGACTGCGAAGCTTTTTACGAATCACTGCATGAAGCAATCTGTCGTGCAAAGAAGAGCATTATTATTGTTGGCTGGGATATCGACAGGAGAGTGAGACTGATACGAGGTCGCAAAGAGTTCGAAAGCCCCTATCCTTCAGTTTTAGGTGAGTTGCTCGCTCACAAAGCTCGTGAGAATGCGAGCATGCTTATCTATCTGCTTAGGTGGGACTCTTCAATCATGTTTTCTTTTCAGCGGGAGATCGCAGCTCAACATTTGTGGGAGATCTCCACTCCGGAAAACGTTCACATTTGCGCAGACGACTGTATTCCTATTGGGGGTGCCCACCACCAAAAGATCATCATTATTGACAATACACTAGCCTTCTCAGGTGGCGGCGATGTAGCAGCGGGTCGTTGGGATTCCCAAGAACACAAAATCATTGAGCCAGAGAGGCACGACGAGCGCGGCAACTACGGGCCGTTTCATGACGTTCAAATTATGCTAGAAGGGCCGATAGTCGGCGATTTGACAAAGATCGCCTGTGAACGCTGGGTGAGAGCCGCCGGTTACGAAATAAAGACGGACCAACTAAAACCAGATGAGCAGCAACATATCTCGATGGTCGACTTTTGTACTCCAGACTTTAAAGACGTGCCTGTAGCGATAGCAAGGACATCACCTGCTATCGGAGATGCGAAACGCATTGAAGAAATACTTCATATGTATCTCGATCTAATCACTTCTGCTGAAGAATTTTTGTACTTAGAAAACCAGTATTTGACCTCAAAGGACATTGCACGGCAGTTGAACCAGCAGCTGAGAAACAAGCGGAACCTCAGAGCAGCTATTGTCAGTTCGTTTGAGCCTGAGGGTATGCTCGAAGGTGAAGCTCTATGGACTGCGCGTATTGAGTTCGAAAGGATTCTCGAAGTTGGAATAAAAAAGGAACAAGTAATAATGTGTGCCCCCCTCTTTCACGTAAGTCGTGGGGAGAAGCCTTTCTATAAGCGGATTCACTCCAAAGTCATGGTAATTGATGACCAATATTTGTGTGTGAACTCATCTAATATTACCAATCGTTCTCTTCAGCTAGATACGGAGTGTGACATAGTGCTGATTGCTGATAGCGATTCACACCGCATGGGTATTCGAAAAATTCGAAACGCCTTGATTGCAGAACACAGCGGAATCCCTGCCCAAAGAGTTCAGAAAATTATTGAGAACGGGCACCGTTTGAGAAGACTCCTGAAAGCTAAACCATATGGACACTGGTCACTAGCAGTTCTAAAAGATCATCGCTATACCCATCAGAAGCTTGGGGGGTTCATGAATTTGATAGTAGACCCTAAGAGGCCATTTTTGCCTAGAAGACTCATGAAACGGTTGTCCTCAAGTGGCATGCTGCGAAATCCTTCAAGGCGCAAACTAGCTATCTTTGCAGGGTCGTTTTTAGTTGTGTTGATTATTCTTTTGGTATCATTAAGTAATGCACAGTGGTTTTCAAACACGACACTTATTAGTTTTCTCGAGGGAGCCCGAGAAATGCCAGCTTCCTTTCTTGTTGTATGCAGTCTCTACTTGATCGGAGGGCTTACTTTCTTTCCGATGACGATTCTTTCGTTAGCTACGACGGCCGTCTTTGGCGCTTTACGTGGGACCATCTACGCTATGGTGGGTGCCCTGCTGAGCGCGGCACTTCTTTTCGGTGTTGGTCATTACCTCGGATTGAGCAACATTCGAAAGTATTTTGGCGAACGCATCCGCAAGGCCACAATGAAACTAAAAAACAAAGGAGTGTTTGGGGTTGCCATGATTCGGCTTACGCCCATAGCGCCGTATAGCCTTGTAAATTTAGCGGCAGGAATAGTTTCGATCAAATTTGTGGATTTTATGTTGGGCAGCTTTATGGGCCTTTTGCCGGGATTAATCGCCAAAGGTTTGGTTGGAGATTCTCTTATGCAGGTGTTTATTAAACCCAACATTGAAGGAGTTGCGTACTTAATTTCTGGACTAGTTGTTTGGATTCTTTTAGTCGTTTTTGCGAAAAGGTTGATCAACGCTAGAATGCACCGGTTAAGCAAGGTGTAA
- a CDS encoding DUF2892 domain-containing protein produces the protein MLKILSTKNVGKIDRLLRALPLPIVTAMYFYGSISEGIAIGLGVVTGMLFITSILGSCSIYYMLGYSTCPLENKSGNGR, from the coding sequence ATGTTGAAAATACTAAGCACGAAAAATGTTGGAAAAATTGATCGACTTCTTAGAGCGCTGCCTCTGCCTATCGTTACGGCCATGTACTTCTATGGAAGCATTTCTGAGGGAATTGCGATCGGACTGGGAGTGGTTACGGGGATGCTCTTTATCACTTCCATTCTAGGAAGTTGCTCAATTTACTACATGCTTGGGTATTCAACATGTCCGTTAGAAAATAAGTCCGGCAATGGCCGATAG